The sequence below is a genomic window from Nicotiana tomentosiformis chromosome 6, ASM39032v3, whole genome shotgun sequence.
tatttttataatcttaATCTACTTTTTAATGTATTTAATAATTAGTTGATTTTTTcacaacttaaatccgatttttccaaGCGCCCCTTCTCTCTCAAAGTAGGTTAAAATATTCCCCTAAATTGTATCGCCGGAAATGGCCACAGCTCCTCCACCCGGTGGTGGAAAGCCACCGGATCAATCTCTAAAGAAACGTGACACAAACATTCACACACCAACTCTACCTTCTTCCGAAAATTCATTCCCAAACGttacaaaactcaaaaatggtgCTAGAGCTAATGTAGCAAAAATTCTCCTGGGACCCAAAAATCCATCTTCAATGAATTCTAGGGCAAATGGTGTGATCCAAATTGCAGAATCATCTCCCCAAAAATAGTCGAAAGCTATAGATGGAATTTTGGACCATTCCACCGTAAAAGTGGAACATACATCTGGTGAGCTATGGTCGAAAGAAAATGGAAACTCAATCATGCCAACTCAATGCAGGTCTCTTTGTCTTGTTGAGGAGAACATAATCACCACCTTATATGGGCAGGGGTCCGATTCAAATGTGTCAATTTTGCAACCGATGGCTACAGCGAAACTTAGCACTCTAAATGCTCGATGAAATGGCACCAACAGTGTTAACCAAATTTAGGCTATCACAAGCATTGCAGATGTCTCTAGGCACCAAGAGTAACATATGGCCAAAGCTTTAGAGCAAGTCATCCAGGAAACTGAATCCACTGAATTCTCTAAAAATCCCGTGGCACTCCAAATGGTCAAAATTGATGAACCTCCTATTAGAATGATGCAAAAACTCCCTACTATCATGGAAGTGGAGCAAGAAAATGGCATACACTTAGACAATTCAGCTGCAGTAGGTGTTCCTGCTCTCACACAACAATCTGAATCCTCATATTTAAACCAAGGTACACAGACCATACACAATCACCATGGAAGTTCTCCTATAAGTCCACAACAATTGAAAGACAAAGGCATTCAAGCTACCCCCCAATTCAGGCAAACTCCAATAACTAAACAATCAACAACAAAAATACCCCATCAAATATTTCATCCAACTTTGACAAACCTACCCACACCAAGCCCACAAACCAACATCCTACAACTAATCAGACATCGAATAATGTCAACATTGGTAACCAACCTAAGGATCTCAACACCAAACTAAAACAGCCACCTAACACTCCTGCACCACCTCCACCCATAGTTCAACATTCCTATTTTACCAAATTAAGAGCTAGGCATGAATCTGAGTTAGAACCGATCGAATTCACACCACCCAAATTCACCACAAAGAAAGGCCAGCCTGCATTCATCTTTGACAGACATGACAACATGGTAAAACTAGGAGCTAGATGTAGGTTCACAGTGGTTGGGAAATGTTCTAACACAATGCCAAGAATGGAGGTAATTAGAAGAAGCTTTGTTACACAAACTGAACTAAAAGGAGGGGTCAAGATAGCACATTTCAATGCTAGAATAGTCTACATAGACTTGGACAATTAGTATGACCATGTCAAAGTATGGACTAGGCAGTTCATGTACATACATGGATAAATGATGAAACTGGAAGCATGGACTCCCACCTTCAATCCCAATGAAGATTCACCAATTTTCCCTTCATGGGTGGTGGTGCCAGAATTACCTTGGCACTTCTACTATATGGAGCTCTTGACAGTTTTACTATCTCCAGAAGGAAAGGCTCTTCACTTGAACTTGGCTTCTTTTCAAAAAATCAGAGGAAGTGTGGCTAAGATTAAGATACAAATTGACTTGACGAAGCCAAGACCCCATCATGTATGGTTGGGATTTGATGAAGATCAGAATGGTTATGGAAGGTGGCTTgaagtacaatatgaaaataTCCCTCAGTACTGCCTCTATTGCAAACATCTGGATCACAACTCACATGATTGCCCTATCAGGAGAAAACATgaggaaaataagaagaaaaaagacCAGAATGCAGCTGAAGGATACCAGGAAAATCAATAAAAGAATCTCAATAGTGATCAATCATCAGCTCAAAATCAAATTACTCAGAAGGACAACCAAAGCAAGGAAGCCAAAGTTAAACATCAACAGCATCCAGCAAGACCACAGAAACAAGGAGGGCCAACCACCAGTCAGATTAAGGAAACCAAAATTGATGAGAACCTACAAGGAAAGGAACATCAATAATCTATCACAATCAATGAAAAGGAAGGATGGAAAACAtagaggaagagacaattcaaaGGGTAAAATAATAAAAAGCAGCACCAAACTTCCACATCAAAGTAAGCTACCAGATCACAAAAGGTTAGTGAAACCTCACAGGTTGAAACATAAGTTGATACACAAGCATAATCAAGTAGAGAAACACAGCAGCAAAATAAAGAAACAACCACAATGCAAAAATAATCCTATATTAGTCTTCCTCTAGCTACACATGAGAGGAGTCATCATCCTACATTGGCTTCTACTGATGAAATTGATGGAGTAAAAGGGAACTGTCAGAAAGAACCTAGCTCTGCTGGAAGGGGGGACCCAAAATGGGGTGGGATTCCTCATGTCCTATAAGCACAGGATGGACCATACCATTATTGATACCTTCACTCACCCTCCAGACACTCATATAGTTAAGGAGACTAATATGGATATCAGTAGTCCTGAGGAAGATCAGTCAGCTATCATTAAACAACTTGCTAAAGGCAAGGCAAAAGCTACTTCTCATTTCTCCATTCAGATATCAAAACCAAAACATAATCCAAGCTAGAAGAAAAGAAGATCAATAAAAAAGGAAGAATGAAAAAATTACATTAGAAGAGCAAAATCAAATGCAGGATTCTGATGCCCAAAAAAAGGGATTTCTAGAGAGGAGTCTTTCAACATTGATTGTGTTATAAGATACCCTAAATATGATGAATACAGACCCATCCAATCTGAGGATGAACCTGTGGAATGgtctgaagaagaaaatgatcacAATGATCAGCTTTGTGAACTTCTCATTGAAACTGTAAATGGATCATCTGATAAACAGGAACTCATCATGACACAAAATCTATCACCCAAGATGGGACGCTCACCAAGATTTACCAGAAGTAAAATAGTTGTAGCCACCAATATACCACCAAAATACACAACCCCATCAAAACCTCAATGATTAGTACACTTATATGGAATGCAAGAGGTATTAGGACCTCAAGAGTTATCGAAAGACTCAGAATCCTAAAGCAACTTCACGAACTATCTCTCATTGCTATCCTGGAACCCTTCCTGGATAACACTTACATCAACTACTTTAGACTCCAGCTTTCTATGCACCAAGCAACTTCCAATGTCAATGACAAAATTTGGGTATTCTTGGATAAAGAATTCACAGTTAAGGTTCTAGATTCTGATGAACAACTGATATCCATGGAGATGAAGCATGTATAGGATGGAAATACTTTTAAACCCATATTTATCTATGCCAAATGCAAACCAGTGATGATGAGACCCTTATGGGATGTTCTGAGAGATAAATATTCCATATACAGCATCCCTTGGTGTGTCATAGGGGATTTTAATGTTATAGCATCTTTAGAGGAGAAAATTGGGGGTATTCATTATCAGATGAATAAAAGTTTGGATTTTTTTAGCAGGATTGAAAAAAGTGGTCTGGTGGATCTTAGCTACTATGGTCACACATACACCTGGTCAAATGGTAGGGTACAAAATTCTATTGTCTGGAAGAGACTAGATAGGGTTCTGGTGAATGATCAATGGTTAACTATTTTCCCTGCTTCTACTGTTTCTTATCTAGCTTCATTGGTTCTGATCATAACCATCTCCTGATGGAGATCAAAGTAATGCAAGAAATGGGCAAGAGATACGTCAAATTCCTCAACTGCTGGGTGGACATTGAGAAATGTATGCCACTAGTGGAGGAGGTATGGAACAGAGAAGTTATAGGCAATCCAATATGGGTCTTCCATCAGAAACTCAAAGCACTTAGCAATGCTTTGAGTATATGGTTCAGACATGAATATGGGGACTTTTTTCAGAAATCCAAACAGTTTGAACAACAAGTCAAAGATGCAGAGGAGACATGGACACAAAGTAACTCTGAGAGTGATAGAATTACACTTCAGGAACTCAAAGCTTAATATCTCAAGTACATGAAACTTGAAGAGTCGATCCTTAAGTAGAAAACTCAGTTACAATGGTTCAAAGAAGGGGATGCAAATTACATATACTTTCACAGCTTAATGAGGGGTAGAAGAAAAAAGTTATACATTCACAAGATCAAGGATGAATAAGAAAATTAGGTACAGGGTGATAAGGCTATAGGCCAAGAAGCTTGTGACTACTTTCAAAAACTCTTTTCTGATCCAGGAGGAATTATCAAAGAAGATATACTCTCATGTATCCCAACCATGATCACCCCTGAAGACAGCAATGccctttccacaaaccttataaTGAATGAACTAAAAGAAGTAGTCTTCACCATGAATCCTACAAGTGTTGCAGGCCCTGATGGTATGAATGGTAAGTTTTACCAAGCTTGTTGGGAGATCATCAAGTCTAATTTGATAAAGGTTGTATTGGCTTTCTTTGGAGGAAGCACCATGCCCAGATACATGACAAGTGGATGTCTTGTCCTACTACTACCAAAAGTGGAATTTCCTAACGCCCTTACACAATTTAGACCAATCAGCCTCAGTAATTTCATCAACAAGATCATCTACAAGATCATTAGTACAAGATTTGCTCTAATTATTCTCTAGATAATCTCATCCAATCAGACATGCTTTGTTAAAGGGAGAAACATTTTTGAAAGCATCACGCTTGCACATGAAATTGTCCATGGCATCAAAAAGCCTAACATTGAGACCAATGTTGTTATTAAATTAGATATGGGCAAAGTCTATGATAGGGTCTCATTGAGCTTCACGTGTATCATGCTGAGAAGAATGGGATTCTGTGAAAGAATCATTGACATGATTTGGAGAACATTGTCCAATAATTGGTATTCAGTCATGATTAATGGCACCGGGAGTGACTTCTTTCAATCTACTAGGGGTCTAAAGCAAGGAGATCCTCTAGCTCCTTTCCGGTTCATTATTGGAGCTGAACTACTTTCCAAGATGCTCAATAACCTCAACCATGATCATTTTAATGGCTTCTATATGCAAAGAAGAGGACCATAGATTAATTATCTCAGTTTTGCGGATGACATTATATGACCTCACTTGGAGCTTTTCAGTCTACTATTAGAAAGATTAGAGCACAAACAATTTTCTCAAAGAGGGAATCTCCTCTAACTTACCTGGGCTGCCCTTTGTATATAGGTAGGAAAAGGACCATTCACTACAATAATCTCACAGCTAAGATTATAGGTAGAATCAAAGGCTGGCATGGAAAAATGCTATCCTATGGTGGCAGGGCTACTTTGATAAAACATGTGCTGCAATCAATACCAATCCACCTCTTGTCTGCAGTGTCTCCTCCAAGAACTGTTATGAAGCAGATTGATAAATTGGCAGAAAACTTCTTCTGGGGTCTGGAAAAGGAAAAATTGAAGTATCATTGGGCTTCTTGGCAGAAACTAGCCTATCCAATGAAAGAGGGTGGTCTGGGATTCAGAACAATTGAGGATGTTTGCAAACCAATAGAGCTCAAATAATGGTGGCACCTCAGGACTTCTTAGTCTCTATGGAGCAATTTCCTTAGAGCCAAGTACTGACAAAGGTCCAATaccatatccaaaaaatgggacTCTAGTCAGTCACAAGCATGGAAGAGGATGATGATTAACAAAAAGAAGGTTGAGCAAGCTATTCAATGGAGACTTCACTCAGGAAACAGTCTGTTCTGGTGGGATAATTTGTTAGGAACATGACCTTTGGTTGACCATAGAATTGGTGGAGGCAAGCCTGGTAACACTCTTGTTTCCTACTTCTGGAGGGAGGGTCAATGGAATCTTCAAAAGATAAATGAAAATACCCCATACCACAAGATCAAGGACATCATTCAAACACATATTCATTAGCAACCTCATATCTTAGATGAAGCTATTTGAAAACCAACTGTTAATGGTAAATTCACTTGTGCCTCTACTTGGGAACTCATCAGAAAGAGGAAGCAATCTAACTTCTCCAATAGAATGACCTGGCACAAGAAAATACCTTTTAAATGGACCTTCATGCCTGTGGAGAGCTCTTAGAAACAAATTGCCAACTGATGACAGGGTGCTTTTATTTAGCAACCCTACTGTATCCAGATGTGTCTGCTGCACTAGACCTACCAATGAAACTGTGGATCACATTTTCAGCAGAGGTGGTTTTGCCAGCTATGTTTGGAGGAAATATGGTGGCATAGCAGGAATACAATTTGACAACAAGCCTCTCAAGTTTCTCCTGATAACCTGGTGGATACAGAAAAGTCATAATGAAGTCCAAAAGTTAATCCTTGACACCATTCCTATTATTATCTGTTAGAACCTTTGGAAGAACATATGCAGTGCAAAGTATAGAGGAAAGGCATCATCCATGGCCAGGGTCTTGTTCTCTATCAACTCAGATGTTTCAATGCTTCTGAAGACATGCTTCCCTTATATCTCCTAGCCATTCAATTTGAATGAACTATATCGAATAGTGGAACAAATTAAACACCATTCCTCTGTCATCCAACTCATCTGGAAAAGACCTGAAGCACACTTTGTGAAGGTCAATAGTGATGTGAGTGCTTTAAGTAATCCAGACTGAATAGGGGCAGTGGTCATCATCAGAGATCATACCAGTGAGTTCATCCATGCCATTGCCACCTCCCTTGGAGAAGGTACTAACAATCTTGCTGAAGTAGAAGCAGCCATCATATGAGTGAAATGGTGTTTGGACAATAGATTTCACAAAGTCCACCTTGAGGCAGATTCAGCTCTCCTTATCCAATGGCTGAACAATGAAAATGACTACCCCTAGATGCTAAGGATGAAAGTGCAGAAACTTAAGGAACTCAACTCACAGTATGAGGAATTCAGATCCTCACATGTGTATAGAGAAGCTAATTGCCTAGTTAATTCCTTATCCAAGTTAAGTCATGAATTGCCAGCAATGACCCACTTTCACTTCCCATCAGGTCTACCTAACCACA
It includes:
- the LOC138893792 gene encoding uncharacterized protein codes for the protein MMKLEAWTPTFNPNEDSPIFPSWVVVPELPWHFYYMELLTVLLSPEGKALHLNLASFQKIRGSVAKIKIQIDLTKPRPHHVWLGFDEDQNGYGRWLEVQYENIPQYCLYCKHLDHNSHDCPIRRKHEENKKKKDQNAAEGYQENQ